The genomic segment CACTGCGCCGACGCAAAAGGAGTTCCATGAACGTGCCGAGTCCCTGCAACGTACTGATGCTCTACCCGCTGTTCTCGGCAGAGTCCTTCTGGACCTTCGGCGAATCCTGCAAAGTGCTGGGTGTCAAGCGCCCGGCCGCCCCCCTCGGCCTGATCACCGTTGCCGCGATGCTGCCCGAGAGCTGGACGGTCCGGCTGATCGATTGCAACACGGCGCCCTTCGGCGAGGAGGATCTCGCCTGGGCCGACGTCGTGTTCACCGGCGGTATGTTGCCCCAGCAGGCCGACACGTTGCGCCTGATCGAGCTCTGCCGCGCCGTGGGCAAGCCGGTCGTGGTCGGCGGACCAGATCCGACCTCGAGCCCCCACATCTACGAGCGGGCCGATTTCCGGGTGCTCGGCGAGGCCGAGAGCGTCATCGACGATTTCATCGCGGCCTGGGAGAGCGGCGCGCGGTCCGGCGTCTTCACTGCGCCGAAGTTCCAGGCCGACGTCACCAAGACGCCGGTGCCGCGTTTCGACCTGCTCAAGTTCGAGGACTATCTCTATCTCGGGGTGCAATATTCGCGCGGCTGTCCCTTCACCTGCGAGTTCTGCGACATCATCGAGCTCTACGGGCGCGTGCCGCGGACCAAGACGATCGAGCAGATGTTCGTCGAGCTCGAGACGATCTACAAGATGGGCTATCGCGGCCATCTGGATTTCGTCGACGACAATTTCATCGGCAACAAGAAGTCGCTGCGGCAATTCCTGCCGAAGCTCGCCGAATGGCAGCGCACGCACGGCTATCCGTTCGAATTCTCCACGGAAGCTTCCGTCAACCTCGCCGACGATCCGGAGCTCCTGGAGCTGATGGGTGCGGCCAATTTCTTCGGCATCTTCGTCGGCATCGAAAGTCCGGACCCCGAGACGCTGGTCGCGATGCGCAAGAAGCAGAACACGCGGCGCAACATCGCCGAGAGCATCCACAAGATCTACGCCGCTGGCATGCTCGTCACCGCGGGCTTCATCGTCGGCTTCGACAACGAGAAGGTCTCGATGGCGGAGTCGATGATCGAGTTCATCGAGGAGGCGGCTATCCCCGTGGCCATGGTCGGCCTGCTCTATGCCTTGCCGAACACGCAGCTCACGCGCCGGCTGGAGCGCGAAGGCCGGCTGCATTCGGGCCACGACGTGGCGCCGACCATCGGTGCCGATCAGTGCACGGCCGGCATCAACTTCGATCCGGTCCGCCCGTTGCGCGACATCCTGACGGACTACAAGCGGGTGCTGGAGCACGTCTACAGCCCGGCCGCCTACGCAGCACGCGTCGATCGCCTGATGACGCTGCTCGACCGGTCCAGGCAGCGTTCCGAGCTTGCCGAAGGTGATATCCGCTCCAAGCTCGGCGCCATGGAGACCGTGCACAAGGTGGTCTCCGCCCTTCCCGAGGCGCGGGCGCCGCTCTGGCAGACCTTTATGAACTGCGCCAAGCGCGACACGTCGTCGGCGCGCATCGCCGTGCAGATGATCGCGGCCTATGCACATCTCGGACCGTACTCGCGCAAGGTCGTCGCGGCCATCGACGAGCGCCTGGCCGCGCTGGACAACGAGACCGTCGCTCCCGTGGCCGTCGGCGTGACGGCGGCCTGACCGGCTTACTTCACCGCGAGCCGCAGCAAGCTCATCACGCTGCCGAGCGCGGCAAAGCCCGCGCCGAGCGCCAGCGCCAGTGTCGCGCCGTCATGACCTGCGAGCGCGAAGCAGGCGGCGGCAAGCGCCGCGCCGGTCGTCTGCCCCGTCAGGCGCGCGGTCGCGACGATGCCGGAGGCGCTGCCGCTGCGGTGAGCCGGCGCGCTTGCCATCACCGCCTTCATGTTTGGCGCCTGGAAGAAGCCGAACCCCATGCCGCAGATCACCATTCGCCAGATGATGTCAGGGATCGCGGGATTGGCCGGCAGTGCCGCCAGCAGCGCCATGCCGAGACCGAGCAGCACGAGACCGATGCCGCCGAGCAGGCCGACGGCATGGCGGTCGGAGAGACGGCCTGCGATCGGCGCCATGATGCCGACCACCAGCGGCCACGGCGTCATGAAGAAGCCGGTCTCGACCTGCGAGCGGCCGAGCACGTCCTCGAAATAGAACGGCAGCGAGACGAAGGCGAGGCCCTGGACTGCGAAGGAGCACACGGCCGTTGCCGCCGACAGGGCGAACATCGGCCTGGCGAACAGGTCGATCGGCAGCATCGGCGCGGGATGATCGGCATGGCGGCGGGTCAGGATCACGCCAAGCACGAGGGCGGTGACCAACTCGATGCCGACAACGATTGGCGACAGATTGTGCGCGGCGCTGCCGATGCCGGTGATGAACAGGCCGAGGCAGGCGGTGGCCAGGATCGCGCCGAGCAAGTCGAAGCCGTGATCGGCGCGCGGGGTCTTCGGCAGCATGGCAAAGCCTATGCCGATGGCGACGAGGCCGAACGGGATGTTGACGGCGAACAGCCACGGCCACGGTCCGAGCGCCAGGATGGCGGAGGCGATCGAGGGCCCGAAGGTGAAGGCGGTCGCGACCACGAGCGCGTTGTGACCGAAACCCCGGCCGAGCATGCGGCCGGGATAGACGAAGCGCACCAGCGCCGTGTTGACGCTCATGATGCCGCTCGCCCCCAAGCCTTGCAGGGTGCGCGCCACCAGGAGGCTGTCGAGCGACCATGCCACCGCGCAGAACAGCGAGGCGATGGTGAACAGGATCAGGCCGCCGAGATAGATGCGCTGGTGCCCGACGATCTCGCCGAGCGCCCCCAGCGGCAGCAGCGTCGCCACCAGCGCGATCTGGTAGACGTTGACCACCCACACCGACTGCTCCGGCGTGACGTGCAGGTCGGCGGCGATGGAGGGCAGGGCGATGTTGGCGATCGCGGTGTCGAGCGAGGCCATCGCGAGCGCAGTGAAGATCGCCGCGACCGCCCAGCGCCGCTGCGTCGCCGGAAGGCCGTCGGCGGTGGGATGGTCGGGCTCGCGCGCGGCGGCAGGTAACGTGATCGTCATTTTCGTTGGCGCGCTGCTCCGGCGGCGTAGCCATGGTGGGATGTTCGGCATGTACTACGGAGGCGCCGGCTTCCACAGGCGCAAGCTTGCATGCTGAGTATGCGCGAAGGTCAGGCGATGCGGCTCGCGCTGCGTGCGCAGGGGGAGGCCACAACAAAAAAGTCGAAAAACAACCCCATGCACAGTAGGAGGCCCTTTGATCGACAAGGCATTTTCCCGCCGTGTCGCAAACGGCGGTCGCAGCCGCGATCAAGTTGACCCGTCGGGCAAAACACTAGCAGGATGCTATCGTGACGGCGCCTGGACAGCAGCCTTCACGGCAAAAGCGTCACGAGCACATAGAGCACCACGGCAGCGCCGAGGCAGCGTCGCCAAGGGTTCACGCCGCGGAGGATCTCATCGGCGCCCCACATGATGAGTCCGCCTTTCACGACGACCGTCAAGCCGATGCTGGCCTTGCCGGCAGACGGCCATAGCCAAAGCAGAACGGCCGCAACGATCACGATCCATAGAACGAGATTGGGCCACTGAGCGATGGTGATGGCGCCTGTTTCGCGGCTCCGGAAGAACCACTCAAGAATCCGCCTCACGATCCTGTCGAT from the Bradyrhizobium sp. WBAH42 genome contains:
- a CDS encoding B12-binding domain-containing radical SAM protein; the encoded protein is MNVPSPCNVLMLYPLFSAESFWTFGESCKVLGVKRPAAPLGLITVAAMLPESWTVRLIDCNTAPFGEEDLAWADVVFTGGMLPQQADTLRLIELCRAVGKPVVVGGPDPTSSPHIYERADFRVLGEAESVIDDFIAAWESGARSGVFTAPKFQADVTKTPVPRFDLLKFEDYLYLGVQYSRGCPFTCEFCDIIELYGRVPRTKTIEQMFVELETIYKMGYRGHLDFVDDNFIGNKKSLRQFLPKLAEWQRTHGYPFEFSTEASVNLADDPELLELMGAANFFGIFVGIESPDPETLVAMRKKQNTRRNIAESIHKIYAAGMLVTAGFIVGFDNEKVSMAESMIEFIEEAAIPVAMVGLLYALPNTQLTRRLEREGRLHSGHDVAPTIGADQCTAGINFDPVRPLRDILTDYKRVLEHVYSPAAYAARVDRLMTLLDRSRQRSELAEGDIRSKLGAMETVHKVVSALPEARAPLWQTFMNCAKRDTSSARIAVQMIAAYAHLGPYSRKVVAAIDERLAALDNETVAPVAVGVTAA
- a CDS encoding MFS transporter, with the translated sequence MTITLPAAAREPDHPTADGLPATQRRWAVAAIFTALAMASLDTAIANIALPSIAADLHVTPEQSVWVVNVYQIALVATLLPLGALGEIVGHQRIYLGGLILFTIASLFCAVAWSLDSLLVARTLQGLGASGIMSVNTALVRFVYPGRMLGRGFGHNALVVATAFTFGPSIASAILALGPWPWLFAVNIPFGLVAIGIGFAMLPKTPRADHGFDLLGAILATACLGLFITGIGSAAHNLSPIVVGIELVTALVLGVILTRRHADHPAPMLPIDLFARPMFALSAATAVCSFAVQGLAFVSLPFYFEDVLGRSQVETGFFMTPWPLVVGIMAPIAGRLSDRHAVGLLGGIGLVLLGLGMALLAALPANPAIPDIIWRMVICGMGFGFFQAPNMKAVMASAPAHRSGSASGIVATARLTGQTTGAALAAACFALAGHDGATLALALGAGFAALGSVMSLLRLAVK